A single genomic interval of Sphingobacteriales bacterium harbors:
- the metF gene encoding methylenetetrahydrofolate reductase [NAD(P)H], translating into MKITQHLLRRKGSLFSFEILPPLKGKSIESLYRILDILMEFKPPFINVTFHRAEQKFRQLDNGYYEKVYVRKRPGTVGICAAIQYKYGIDAVPHLVCGGFSQMETEDALVDLNYLGVDNVLLLRGDPVKPDTRFVPEPDGHQNALELVKQAVALNQGHYLDPELSDGGSKTDFCIGVAGYPEKHFEAPNMQHDLEFLRQKVEAGANFIVTQMFFDNKYYFDFVAACRNAGIEVPIIPGIKPITSVNQVQNLPSTFHINIPNDLAQTMLACANNKEAAEQEGIKWTINQCQELIKAGVPCIHFYTMSNPKPLQLIMQGLA; encoded by the coding sequence ATGAAAATTACCCAACATTTGTTGCGCCGGAAAGGCTCACTGTTCTCCTTTGAAATTTTACCCCCCCTAAAAGGCAAAAGTATTGAAAGTTTATACCGGATTTTAGATATTTTAATGGAGTTTAAACCGCCGTTTATAAATGTTACCTTCCATAGAGCCGAACAAAAATTCAGACAATTAGATAATGGCTACTACGAGAAAGTTTATGTGCGCAAACGCCCCGGAACCGTTGGTATTTGCGCCGCCATCCAATACAAATATGGCATAGATGCCGTGCCTCATTTGGTTTGCGGTGGATTTAGCCAAATGGAAACCGAAGATGCCCTTGTTGACCTTAATTATTTAGGTGTTGATAACGTTTTATTGCTGCGCGGCGACCCCGTTAAACCCGATACCCGCTTTGTACCCGAACCCGACGGCCACCAAAACGCCTTAGAACTTGTTAAACAGGCTGTTGCCCTAAACCAAGGACACTACTTAGACCCCGAACTATCAGACGGAGGCAGTAAAACCGATTTTTGTATTGGTGTGGCCGGCTACCCCGAAAAACACTTTGAAGCGCCCAATATGCAACACGACCTTGAATTTTTAAGGCAAAAAGTTGAGGCAGGTGCAAATTTTATTGTAACACAAATGTTTTTCGACAATAAATATTATTTTGACTTTGTTGCTGCTTGTCGAAACGCCGGTATAGAAGTGCCAATTATTCCCGGAATAAAACCTATTACCAGTGTAAACCAAGTACAAAATTTGCCCAGCACGTTTCATATAAATATTCCTAACGATTTAGCCCAAACTATGCTGGCTTGCGCTAATAACAAAGAAGCTGCCGAGCAAGAAGGTATCAAATGGACAATTAACCAATGTCAAGAACTAATAAAAGCAGGCGTGCCGTGTATCCATTTTTATACCATGAGTAACCCAAAACCTTTACAACTTATTATGCAGGGGCTTGCATAA
- a CDS encoding inorganic phosphate transporter — MFGLVTGLAILLVFCLICVCFFEFINGFHDTANAVATVIYTKSLHPTTAVIWSGFLNFLGVITGGMLSYKGFQILINSFNEGVFTEGIGVATSIIKLLPVNDMLDTGVMVSISVILAALITSIVWNLGTWYFGIPCSSSHTLIGSLIGASMGFSFAYFDGFSKVNTEKAQEIFLSLLLSPVFGFSMALLLMIILKRLLGRAHLIFQSPKDGSTPPKWIRGILITTCSLVSFFHGSNDGQKGVSLALLVLICFLPGTYALNHTKNIQEVGKIMAEIKPVLTKFDASTLSSEQIGTYQTTLKVVTEMETVLQKPNIEPRDKYTMRKDISVLRKQLDIIIKDKILPLNADETKLLKTDIKLLKPYVEFAPFWIVLLISVSLGVGTMVGWKRIVVTIGERIGKEHLTYAQGACAEIVAAMTIGLATNFKLPVSTTHVLSSGVAGTMVAKGGLRNLRVKTVRNIALAWVLTLPVCISGAAFLFYVFKALLVK; from the coding sequence ATGTTTGGACTTGTTACCGGGTTAGCTATTTTACTTGTATTTTGCCTGATTTGTGTTTGTTTTTTTGAATTTATTAATGGGTTTCATGATACAGCCAATGCTGTAGCTACTGTAATTTATACCAAATCGTTGCACCCTACTACAGCCGTTATATGGTCGGGGTTTTTAAATTTTTTAGGTGTAATTACCGGCGGCATGTTGTCGTACAAAGGGTTTCAAATTTTAATAAACTCGTTCAACGAAGGTGTTTTTACCGAAGGTATAGGCGTTGCTACCAGTATTATTAAGTTATTGCCTGTAAACGATATGCTCGATACGGGTGTAATGGTTAGTATATCGGTAATTTTAGCAGCACTTATTACTTCTATCGTTTGGAATTTAGGCACTTGGTATTTTGGTATTCCTTGTTCAAGTTCGCATACGCTTATTGGCTCGCTTATAGGGGCAAGCATGGGCTTTTCGTTTGCTTATTTTGATGGTTTCTCAAAAGTTAATACCGAAAAAGCCCAAGAGATTTTTCTGTCCTTACTTTTATCTCCGGTATTTGGGTTTAGTATGGCCTTGCTACTGATGATTATTTTAAAACGGTTATTGGGGCGGGCGCATTTAATTTTTCAAAGCCCTAAGGATGGCTCAACGCCCCCCAAATGGATTAGGGGCATTTTAATTACCACCTGCTCGTTGGTTAGTTTTTTCCATGGCTCAAACGATGGGCAAAAAGGGGTTAGTTTAGCTTTATTGGTTTTAATTTGTTTTTTGCCGGGTACTTACGCCCTTAATCACACTAAAAACATACAAGAGGTGGGCAAAATTATGGCCGAAATAAAACCCGTTTTAACCAAATTTGATGCAAGCACATTAAGTTCGGAGCAAATTGGCACTTACCAAACGACCTTAAAAGTTGTTACCGAAATGGAAACCGTATTGCAAAAGCCCAATATAGAGCCGCGCGATAAATATACGATGCGCAAAGATATTAGTGTATTGCGCAAACAATTAGATATAATTATAAAAGACAAAATATTGCCCCTTAATGCCGACGAAACAAAATTATTAAAAACCGACATTAAACTTCTTAAACCTTATGTTGAGTTTGCACCGTTTTGGATAGTATTGCTTATTTCGGTTTCGCTAGGTGTTGGCACTATGGTTGGGTGGAAACGTATTGTAGTTACCATTGGCGAACGCATTGGCAAAGAACACTTAACTTACGCACAAGGCGCTTGTGCCGAAATTGTTGCCGCCATGACTATTGGGCTGGCTACTAATTTTAAATTGCCGGTAAGCACTACCCACGTCTTGTCTTCGGGGGTTGCCGGAACTATGGTAGCCAAAGGCGGACTAAGAAACCTGCGGGTTAAAACAGTACGCAATATTGCCCTGGCATGGGTTTTAACGCTTCCGGTATGTATTTCGGGGGCAGCCTTTTTATTTTACGTTTTTAAGGCACTATTGGTTAAGTAA
- a CDS encoding nicotinate-nucleotide adenylyltransferase: MSLPPLPPAITIKPAKRIGLFFGSFNPIHIGHLIIAETVAQQPNINEVWFVISPQNPFKDDYSLLDAYDRLHLVNLAIEDNPKLRASKIEFDLPRPNYTIDTLTHLYDKYPNYEFVLIMGDDNLQQLHKWKNYEQILLHYHIIVYPRIGHATSQFDEHPKIQRLAVPLLNISATYIRQALSQNKSVRYLVHDKVWQYIQASGWWKRQQKTKKQKTD, encoded by the coding sequence ATGTCGTTGCCGCCTTTGCCGCCTGCTATCACTATAAAACCTGCCAAACGAATAGGTTTATTCTTTGGCTCGTTTAACCCTATTCACATAGGGCATTTAATTATTGCCGAAACCGTAGCACAACAACCCAATATAAACGAAGTTTGGTTTGTAATATCGCCTCAAAACCCCTTTAAAGACGACTATAGTTTATTAGATGCTTATGACCGCCTGCATTTGGTAAATTTAGCGATCGAAGATAATCCAAAATTGCGGGCTTCAAAAATTGAATTTGATTTGCCGCGCCCCAATTACACCATTGATACGCTTACCCATTTGTACGATAAATACCCCAATTACGAGTTTGTATTAATTATGGGCGATGATAACCTACAACAACTACATAAGTGGAAAAATTACGAACAAATTTTGTTGCATTACCATATCATTGTGTATCCAAGAATTGGCCACGCTACCTCGCAATTTGACGAGCACCCTAAAATACAACGCTTGGCGGTGCCGCTGCTTAATATTTCGGCAACTTATATCCGGCAAGCCTTAAGCCAAAACAAATCGGTTCGTTATTTGGTACACGATAAAGTTTGGCAATATATTCAAGCATCGGGTTGGTGGAAAAGACAACAAAAAACCAAGAAACAAAAAACCGATTAA